In Candidatus Accumulibacter cognatus, the genomic window TGTTCCATGCCGAATCCGGCGATTATGAAAGCGCCTGGCGACACCTGACCAAGGACAACCCCTTCCCGGCAATCATGGGACGTGTCTGCTACCACAGTTGCGAGAACGTCTGCAACCGTGGCAAGATCGATGCAGCTGTCGGCATCAATTCGGTCGAGCGCTTCCTCGGCGACGAGGCACTCAAGCGCGGCTGGAAGCTGACGGCACCGACGACCGAATCTGGCAAGCATATCCTGATTGTCGGCGCCGGCCCCTCGGGCATGTCGGCAGCCTACCACCTGCGCCGGCTCGGTCACCGCGTCACGGTCCATGAGGCAGGCCCGCTGCTCGGCGGCATGATGCGCTTCGGCATTCCCAAGTACCGTTTGCCGCGCGATGTGCTCGAAGCCGAGATGCAGCGTGTCGTGGAACTTGGGGTCACGGTGAAACTGAACAGCAAGGTCGACAACATCCTCGACACCATGCAGGCCGGCAAGTTCGACGCCGCTTTCCTGGCGGTAGGTGCGCACATCGGCAAGCGAGCGAGGATTCCAGCCGGTGACGCCGCAAAAATCATCGACGCCATTTCGCTGCTGCGCAGCATGGAAGGTGAAGACAAGCCCATGCTTGGCCGGCGCGTCGTCGTTTACGGAGGCGGCAACACGGCCATCGACGTGGCGCGCACCGCAAAGCGTATGGGCGCCGAGCCGCTGATCGTCTATCGTCGTACGCGCGAGAAAATGCCGGCACATGATTTCGAGGTCGAGGAGGCGCTCCAGGAAGGGATCATGGTCAAGTGGCTGTCGACCATCAAGCAGGCCGACGAATCCTCGTTGACCATTGAAAAGATGGCCCTAGACAGCAATGGCTTTCCGCAGCCGACCGGCGAAATTGAAACCATCGAGGCCGACTCGCTGGTGCTTGCGCTCGGGCAGGACGTCGATCTCGGTTTGCTCGAAGGCGTTCCAGGACTGCAGGTCAGCGATGGCGTGGTGCAGGTCGGCGCCAACATGATGACCGGCCATCCGGGCATTTTCGCAGGTGGCGACATGGTCCCGGCCGAACGCAACGTCACGGTCGGCATCGGTCACGGCAAGGCGGCGGCAAGGCATATCGACGCCTGGCTGCGGAACGAGCAATACATCCCACCGCCCAAGCACGAAGTTGCGGTTTTCGAGAACCTCAATACCTGGTATTACACCGATGCGCCGAAAACCGTTCGTCCGATGCTGGATATCATTCGTCGTCAATCGACCTTCGATGAAGTCCAGGGCGGACTCGATGAAAGCACCGCGCTGTTTGAGGCCCGGCGCTGTCTTTCCTGTGGCAACTGCTTCGAATGCGACAACTGCTACGGCGTCTGTCCGGACAATGCGGTCATCAAACTCGGCGCCGGCAAGCGTTTCGAATTCAACTACGACTATTGCAAGGGCTGCGGCATGTGTGTCGCCGAATGTCCCTGCGGTGCGATCAAGATGGAAGCAGAACAAATCTGAGCACTGAGCAACGCCGGCATTGATGCTCCCGGCCGCTTGCCGCAACCGGGGCGCGCAAACCACGTGATCCGGCATCGTGATCCGGATCGCCCAATCCGGGGACACTTCGAACCTGGCGTTTGAAGTGTCCTTTCGTTCTTCCCTAACCGCGAGGTATGTATGTCCACTGAAACAAAGAATGTCTACGTATTTGGTGCCGCTCGAACTGACGGCGACGCCACAATGAAGAATCTTCTCGGAGGCAAGGGCGCCAACCTGGCCGAAATGTGCCGCCTGGGGATCCTCGTACCCCCCGGCTTCACGATCAGCACCGAGGTGTGCGCCGTCTATAGCGAGCAGGGCCAGGATGCCGTGGTCAAGCTGATCGAGGCGGACGTCCGCGATGGCGTGGCTTTCGTCGAAAATGAGATGGGCAAAAAATTTGGCGACGCGTCCGATCCGCTGCTGCTGTCGGTACGCTCGGGTTCGCGCGCCTCGATGCCGGGCATGATGGACACCATCCTGAATCTCGGCCTCAATGACGAGGCGGTTGCCGGACTGGCGCGCAAAGCTGGCAACGAACGTTTTGCCTGGGATTCATACCGCCGTTTCGTACAGATGTATGGCGATGTGGTGATGGGCCTCAAACCGGTATCGAAACAGGAACACGATCCCTTCGAAGTGGTCATCGACGCGCTCAAGGAGAAGAAGGGCGTGCAGCTCGATACCGAACTCGACACCGACGACCTCAAGGAACTGGTGCTGCGTTTCAAGGGACTGATTCGTGCTCGCGTCGGCCGCGAGTTCCCGACCGATCCCTGGGAACAACTGTGGGGTGCGGTGATGGCCGTTTTCCAGAGCTGGAACAACGACCGCGCCAAGGTCTACCGCGAACTGAACGACATCCCTGACTCCTGGGGTACAGCCGTGAACGTACAGGCCATGGTCTTCGGGAATCTGGGCGATCAAAGCGGCACCGGCGTTGCCTTCACGCGCGATGCGGGCACCGGTGAAGACCTGTTCAATGGCGAATTCCTGGTCAATGCACAGGGAGAGGACGTCGTTGCCGGCACCCGTACACCGCAACAGATCACCCTCGAGGGGTCGCGCCGCTGGGCTCAACTGGCACTGGTCAGCGAAGAGGAGCGCCGCAGCAGGTTCCCGTCACTCGAGGAACTGATGCCCGACATCTACCGGCAACTCCTGCAGGCGGAAACAACGCTCGAGAACCATTACCGGGACATGCAGGACGTCGAATTCACGATCCAGGAAGGCCGCCTGTGGATGCTCCAGACGCGCAACGGCAAGCGCACCGGCGCGGCCATGGTGCGAATCGCCATGCAGATGCTCAAGCAGGGCATGATCGATGAAAAAGAGGCCTTGCGGCGGGTTGACCCGGAGCGTTTGAACGAACTCCTGCACCCGGTTTTCGACCCGTCAGCGATCAAGAGGGCACGTTCCATCGCACATGGCCTACCAGCCTCTCCGGGCGCTGCCACCGGACAGATCGTCTTCTTTGCCGATGAGGCCGAGGAGTGGGTCAGAAAGGGCAAGACCGTGATCCTGGTTCGTCAGGAAACGTCACCCGAAGATCTGCGCGGCATGAGCGTCGCCAAGGGAATCCTCACCGCTCGCGGTGGCATGACCTCGCACGCGGCCGTCGTCGCGCGCGGCATGGGCAAATGCTGCATCTCCGGAGCGGGCGCCGTACGAGTCGATTACCACGCACGTTCGATGTCGATCGGCGACCGGACTTACCAGGAAGGCGACTGGATCTCGCTCGATGGTTCGACCGGTGAAGTCTACGAGGGTCAGATACCGACCAAGGAAGCCGAACTCACCGGCGACTTCGGTGCCTTGATGGAACTGACCGACCGCTACAAGCGGCTCGGAGTGCGGGCCAATGCCGACACCCCCGATGACGCCAAGGTGGCACGCAATTTCGGTGCCAAGGGCATCGGCCTGTGTCGCACCGAACATATGTTCTTCGAGGGCGACCGCATCAAGGCGGTTCGCGAAATGATCCTCGCCGATGACGAAGCCGGTCGGCGGCGGGCGCTGGCCAAGTTGCTGCCGATGCAGCGCGGCGACTTCGAAGGCCTATTCCGCGAGATGAGCGGTCTGCCGGTCACCATCCGCCTGCTCGATCCACCGCTGCACGAGTTCGTCCCGCATGACGAAGAAAACCAGCGGATCATGGCCCACGAGATGAATGTACCGCTGGGTGTAATCAAGATGCGCGTCGACGATCTGCATGAGTTCAACCCGATGATGGGTCACCGCGGCTGTCGCCTCGGCATCACCTACCCGGAAATCACCGAAATGCAGACGCGCGCGATCCTCGAAGCGGGCCTCAACATGAAGGCCAAGGGTTTCGACGTCAAGGCCGAAATCATGATTCCGCTAGTCGGGACGGTCCGTGAATTCAACGCCCAGGCCAAGGTCATCCGCCAGACGGCGGCGGCGGTCTTTGCCGAGCGCGGCGAAAAACTCGACTACCTGCTCGGCACGATGATCGAAACGCCGCGCGCTGCCCTGATCGCCGACAGCATCGGCGGACAGGCGGAGTTCTTCTCGTTCGGCACCAACGACCTGACACAGATGACCATGGGTTTCTCGCGCGATGACGCCGGCAAGTTCCTGCCCAGCTATCTGAAAGATGGCATGTACGAGCAGGATCCTTTCCAGTCGATCGACCAGAAAGGCGTCGGACTGCTGGTCAAGATGGCCGTCGAGAAAGGTCGTTCGGTACGTCCGGGAATCAAGCTGGGCGTCTGCGGTGAACACGGTGGTGACCCGGCTTCGGTCGCGTTCTTCCACCGAACGGGTCTCGATTACGTCAGTTGCTCGCCGTTCCGGGTGCCATTAGCCCGCCTGGCTGCAGCGCAATCAGCTCTCGACGACGGCAAGTAAGCCTTTGTCAACAAGCCTGGCGCCCGGCGCCCGGCTTTCCCTCTCCTGACACCTCTGGCTTGCCAGAGGTGTCCTTTCCTTGAGCACATGAACTTCGAACTTCTCGCCAGCGATGGTGCGGCCCGTCGAGGCCGCCTCGGCCTCGCCCATGGCTGCATCGAAACCCCCGTTTTCATGCCAGTTGGCACCTATGGAACGGTCAAGGCGATGACTCCGCGCGACCTCATCGAGACCGGCACGCAAATCTGTCTGGGCAACACCTTCCACCTCTGGCTGCGCCCCGGTCTGGAGGTCATCGCCGCACATGCCGGCCTGCACCGCTTCATGTGCTGGAACGGCCCGATCCTCACCGACTCCGGTGGCTTCCAGGTATTTTCGCTGGGTGCGCTACGCAAGATCAGCGAAGAGGGAGTCCGCTTCCAGTCGCCGATCAACGGTGACCGCCTGTTCCTGACGCCTGAAGAGTCGATGCGTATCCAGCATGTCCTCGATTCGGATATCGTCATGATCCTTGACGAATGCACGCCCTACCCTGCCACCCGTTCCGAAGCAGCCAGTTCGATGCGGCTGTCGCTGCGCTGGGCCAGCCGCTCGCGCCTTCAGCACGATCAACTGGAGAACGGCAACGCGCTGTTCGGAATCGTGCAGGGTGGCATGTATGAAGACCTGCGGGACGAATCGTTGGCTGGGCTTGCCGAAATCGGCTTCGATGGCTTCGCGATCGGCGGGCTGTCAGTCGGCGAACCGAAGCACGAAATGGCGCGCATCCTCGCCCACAGCACGCCGCGCCTGCCGCAAAACAAGCCGCGCTATCTGATGGGAGTGGGTACCCCGGAGGATCTGGTGGCTGCCGTACAGGCTGGAATCGACATGTTCGACTGCGTTCTGCCAACGCGCAACGCGCGCAATGGCCATTTCTTCACTCGCCATGGCGACGTCCGTATCCGTAATGCCAAACACAAGAACGACCCGCGGCCGCTTGACGAAAGCTGCGGGTGCTATACCTGCCGAAACTTTTCGCGCGCCTACCTGCACCACCTCAACCGTGTCGGCGAGATTCTCGCCGCCCAGCTCGGCACACTGCACAACCTGCACTATTATCACCAATTGATGAAAGAGCTGCGCGATGCAATTTCCACCGGCACACTTTCTGCGGTAGTGGCCGCTTTCCATAGCAGGCGCTGTCAGCAGAGCTGAACGGTAGTGGTACAATTGCCGGTTCAATTCAAACATTCTGCCATAGGAGACTGATGTGCTGATCAGCACCGCCCACGCCCAACAAGCTGCCGCCACCGACCCGATGGGCGGCTTCATGCAGCTGCTGCCGATCATCCTGATGTTCGTCGTCCTTTATTTCCTGATGATTCGCCCGCAAATGAAGCGTGCGAAGGAACACAAGGCGCTGATCGAGGCCCTTGTCAAGGGCGATGAAGTCGTCACCGGCGGCGGCATTGCCGGCCGTGTCACACGGGTCAGCGACAACTTCCTGACTCTCGAGGTTGCCCCTGCCGTCGAAATCCAGGTACAGAAGCAGGCCGTCACGGTGCTTTTGCCCAAAGGAACGCTGAAGGCGCTCTAGCCACCCTGCGGGCGGCTTGCCTTGCACGTCGCGCCCGCGTCATCCGAACAAAAGCATCCCATATCCATGAATCGTTATCCGCTCTGGAAATACCTCATCGTCGCCTTCGCAGTGCTATTCGGCCTGGTGTACACCCTGCCGAACTTCTTCGGCGAATCCCCAGCGGTCCAGGTTTCCAGCGCCAAAGCCACGCTCAAGGTCGATGAGAAAACCCGCGAACGCGTCGCCAGCACCCTGCAGACGGCAGGCATCGAGCACAGCGGGATCTTCCTCGACAGCAACGGCGTCAAGGCGCGTCTGCAGAGCACGGATAGCCAGTTGCAGGCGAAAGACCTGCTGGAAAAGCAGTTCAACCCTGACGCCAATGATCCACAGTATGTCGTAGCGCTGAATCTGCTGTCGAGTTCGCCGCAGTGGCTGAGCAGTTTGCACGCATTGCCGATGTATCTCGGTCTGGACCTGCGCGGCGGTGTTCATTTCCTGCTGCAGGTCGACATGAAAGGTGCCATTACCAAACGCCTCGACGCGATCAGTGGCGACCTGCGCACGCTAATGCGCGACAAGACCATCCGCCACGCCGGAATCATCCGTGAAGGCGAGCGGGTGGTGATTCGCTTCCGCGACAACGAGACGCGCAGCAAGGCGCGCATCGCTCTCGAGGACAACCAGTCCGACCTGCTCCTGGCTGACCAGGGAGAGGGCGATGAGTTGAAGCTGATCGCGACGCTCAAGCCCGAAGCAATCAAACGCATCCAGGAATTCGCGATCAAGCAGAACATGACCACTTTGCACAATCGGATCAATGAACTCGGCGTCGCTGAACCGGTAATCGCCCAACAGGGTGCCGACCGCATCGTTGTACAGTTGCCGGGGGTGCAGGACACGGCCAAGGCGAAGGACATTCTCGGCCGCACCGCAACGCTTGAGATCCGCATGGTCGATGACACCCCAGGCGCCGTCGAAGCAGCACAGGCCGGTCAGCCACCTTTTGGCGCTGAACTCTATGTGGAACGTGGCGGCATGCCGCTGCTGGTCAAGAAACAGGTGGTGCTGACTGGCGAACGACTCACCGACGCGCAGCCGGGTTTCGACAACCAGACACATGAGCCCGCCGTTCACCTGACTCTCGACTCGGCCGGAGCCCGTATTTTCAAGGACATCACGCGCGACAATGTCGGTAAACGCATGGCCATCGTGCTGGTCGAAAAAGGCAAGGGGGAGGTCGTCACTGCGCCCGTCATCCGGGCCGAGATCGGCGGCGGTCGTGTACAGATTTCCGGCCGCATGAGCACCATGGAAGCCAATGACACGGCGTTGCTACTGCGTGCCGGTTCGCTTGCGGCTCCGATGGAGATCATCGAGGAACGTACCATCGGCCCGAGCCTGGGTGCCGAAAACATCAAGAAGGGTTTTCTGTCGACGATGTGGGGGTTTGCGGCAATTGCCGCATTCATGATCGCCTACTACATGCTCTTTGGCCTGGTTTCGGTAATTGCCCTGGCATCCAACCTGCTTTTCCTGGTCGCCCTGCTCTCCCTGCTGCAAGCGACCCTGACCCTGCCGGGAATCGCCGCCATCGCGCTGGCGCTGGGCATGGCGATCGACGCCAATGTCCTGATCAACGAGCGGATCCGCGAAGAACTGCGCAATGGCTCGACGCCACAAGCGGCGATTCATACCGGTTACGAACGCGCCTTCGGGACGATTCTCGACTCCAACATCACGACGCTGATTGCCGGCATCGCCTTGCTGATTTTCGGATCCGGGCCGGTCCGCGGCTTCGCGGTGGTGCATTGTCTGGGAATTCTGACTTCCCTGTTCTCGGCGGTGGTCGTCTCACGGGCCTTGATCAACCTGATCTATGGTCGTCGGCGCAAGGTCGACTCGCTGGCCATCGGCCAGATCTGGAAACCGACAACAAACGCAGCCAACGTCGGCGCAGCCAAATAGGAAAGCACGCAGATGGAATTTTTCCGGATCAGCAAAGACATCCCGTTCATGCGGCATGCCCTGGTTTTCAATGTCATCTCGCTATTTACATTTCTATTGGCAGTGTTTTTCCTCTTCAGCCGCGGCCTGCACCTCTCGGTCGAGTTCACGGGCGGTACGCTGATCGAACTCCACTATGCGCAGGCGGCCAACTTGGAGAAAGTCCGTGACGGCCTTGGCAAGGCGGGCTACACCGATCTCTCGGTACAGAATTTCGGTTCCAGCCAGGATGTCCTGATTCGCCTGCCCCTCAAGGCCGAGCAGAACACCGCCAAGATCGGCGAGGCCGTGATGCAGTCCCTCGCCACCGAAGCACCGGGCGCGACGCTGCGTCGAGTCGAGTTCGTCGGCCCGCAGGTTGGCAAGGAACTGGCAGAAAACGGCGCCCTGGCGCTCTTGCTGGTGGTCATCGGCATCGTCGTCTACCTGGCTTTTCGCTTCGAGTGGCGTTTTTCGGTGTCGGCGATCATCGCCAACCTTCATGATGTAATCATCATCCTTGGTTTCTTTGCCTTTTTCCAGTGGGAATTCTCGCTTTCAGTGCTGGCAGCCGTACTAGCCGTCCTCGGCTACTCGGTCAACGAGTCGGTCGTCGTTTTCGACCGCGTCCGCGAGACCTTCAAGAAAGTCCGGGGGCTCACCACGCCGCAGGTGCTCGACCACGCGATTACCAGCACCATTTCGCGAACCATCATCACGCATGCCTCGACACAAATGATGGTGCTGTCGATGCTGCTCTTCGGCGGTGAGACCTTGTATTACTTCGCCCTGGCACTGACCATCGGCATCTGTTTCGGTATCTATTCCTCTGTGCTGGTGGCGAGTCCGCTGGTGATGTGGCTCGGCGTCTCGCGCGAGCAGTTCATCAGGCCCAAGAAGCAGATCGAAGGCGCCAATGATGAGGGTGCCGTCGTCTAGATGACCGTTTTGAGCGAGCCTTACGTTGACCGGAGCTGCTTCAAGATGTGTTCACGAAAACCCTTGATGGAACTGAAAATCGTCGTCTTTGCCCTGTTCACGCTCACCATGTCTGCCTGCACGAGCACGCGTTATGAATATGTCTTGCCGGCTACCGACTCAGGCCGTATCTGCATTACACACTGCGCGGGTGTTCAGGAGACCTGCCGTGGCAACGAAATACAGCGGGCTCAGTGGGAAAAGGAAGGCTGTGAACGGCGCAACGAATCGGCCTACCGTCACTGTATTTCCCGTGCTGTCAGCAAGGATGATGCCAAGAAGTGTGACAAGCAGCGCGGCTATTGTTCGGCTACCGAAAGCACCTGGCGTTGCGAAGAGGACTATCGTCGGTGTTTCGTGAACTGTGGCGGCAGGATATATACCCATACCGAGTAGTAAGAATCCACGACCATCTCCCTCCCTTGCAGGGCATATTCCGGCTTACGCGCCGGAATCGTTCGATGGGTGCAGAGCATGCCCTGCGAATTCCCCATCTCACTCCCCGATCCCTTGTATGCTTTCCCATCGCCGGCGAGGGGAGGTTCGTGAGCCGCTGATACGACCTTCATCACATACACCTTCCCTCCCCCTCGGTCGTCGAGCCGAACCTTAGCCAGCGATCACCGACAGCGCCTCGTGATAGTCGTAGTCAAGGTCCTCGGCGACCTCACGGCAGGTGACTTTTCCGAGGGCGACGTTGAGACCATTGCGCAGGTGTTCGTCGTCCTGGAGCGCCTGCCGCCAGCCTTTGTCAGCGATCTGCAGTGCAAAAGGCAGGGTCGCGTTGTTGAGCGCATAGGTCGAGGTGCGCGGCACGCCGCCCGGCATGTTGGCGACGCAATAATGCACGACGTTGCCGACCAGGTAGGTCGGATTGGCATGCGTCGTCGCCTTGGCCGTTTCGCAGCAGCCGCCCTGGTCGATGGCGACGTCGACGATCACCGAACCCGGCTTCATCGCTTCGACCATCTGGCGAGTGACCAGCTTGGGTGCGGCGGCGCCAGGGATCAACACGCCACCGATGACCAGATCGGCGCGCAGCACATGCTGCTCAACGTTGTCCCGGTTGGAAAAGACAGTGATCACGCGCGCGCCGAGCAGGCGATCCATGCGCCGCAGCACATCAATGTTGCGATCGATAACCACCACCTGGGCACCGCTGCCAACTGCGATCTGCGCTGCATTCGAGCCGACGACACCACCGCCGAGGATGACGATCCTGGCCGACGGCACGCCGGCAACGCCACCGAGCAGGACACCCATGCCTCCATGCGCTTTTTCGAGGCAGTAGGCACCGGCCTGGACCGACAGGCGGCCGGCGACTTCGGACATCGGTGCCAGCAGTGGCAGGCCACCGCCGGCCTGCGTGACCGTTTCGTAGGCGATACAGACCGCACCGCTCTTGACCAGATCGGCACACTGCGCCGGATCGGGCGCAAGATGCAGATAGGTATAGAGAATCTGTCCTTCGCGCAACATCGCACGCTCCTCGGCCTGTGGTTCCTTGACCTTGACGATCATTTCGGCGCAGGCAAAAATCTCCGCGGCGGTGGGTGCAATGACTGCGCCGGCCTTCTGGTAGACCTCGTCGGTGGCGCCGATGCCTTTGCCGGCGCCAGTTTCAACCGTCACCTGATGGCCGTGGGCGACCATTTCCCGGACCGATGACGGGGTCAGACCAACGCGGTATTCGTGGTTCTTGATTTCTCTGGGTACACCGATGTGCATCTCTGTCTCCTTACCAGTGGTTGAGGGCCGACCATCTTAGGGCATTTTCCAGCGAACGGCGTTTTTTTCGACCACCTTCCCGGTGCCGCAGGCCATCTCCCCAATGCCCACAGCGGCTTCCATGAGACCGTCAGAACACCGCTGATTCCTGGGTGGCTGACGCGACTTTCACATCAACGTCGAGCAATTCGCAAGGGGCGTATATCGCAGGCATCATCGAGATCGCTGCGTTTCACCCAAAGCACGACGAAGATCAGGCCAGCGGCCGCAAACACCGAACTCAAGGTATAAGTCAGCCCGGCCCCCAGGCGGTCCCAGGTCCAGCCGCTGAGCAGACTGCCGAGCAGGCCGCCGGCGCCAAACGAGATACTCGAATACAGCGCTTGTCCGCGCGCTTGGCAGCGCCCTGGAAACCAGCGGTTGACTGCGGCAATCGCTGCCGCATGATAGGCGCCGAAGGTCAGCCCGTGCAGGAGTTGGGCGAGGATAATCACCGCCAGCCACTCGATGCACCAGCCGATCATCAGGAAACGCAACACCGTTGCGGCAAAACTGATGAGAAGAATGACCCGCAGGCCAAGGCTTCGCTGCATGGCGACCATGAAAAAGAAGACGCCGATTTCGGCGAGGACGCCGAGCGACCATAGACCACCGACCAAGAGCTTGCTGTAGTGATGATCGGTGAGATGGATCGAGTAGAACACATAGAGCGCGCCATGCGCCGCCGACATCAGGAAACACGCGGCAAACAGTGCCCGGACACGCGCCTGGCGGATGATCGTGGCCACCGGGAGTTGTTCATCCGCCGATCCATACGACGCCACTTCGGGAACCACCAGCGCGCAGACCAGAATGCCGGCCAACGTGCCAACGATCACCCACAGCAGCCTGGGCAAGGGCATGCTGTCCAGCAGCGCGCCGGTTCCCATGACGGCGACGATGAAACCGATCGATCCCCATAGGCGGATGCGGCTGTACTGGCCAGGCTTGTCACGCAGATGGTCGAAAGTCACGGTTTCGACCAGCGGCAGCGCGGCACTCCAGAAAAACGCCAGCAATGCCATGGCGGCCAGCATCGCCACAAAGCTCTGCACGACAAAAAAAGCCAAAAACCCGAACAGGCTGAGCAGGGCCGCGAGACGGACGATCCTCACCCGCTGCTCCAGACGATCCGAGAGAGCGCCCCATATATAAGGCGCACAAAGACGCATCAGCTGCATTTGCGACATCAGCAGGCCAATGTCCCAGGCCGAAAACGATAGCGACTGGAGATAGAGCCCGAAATAAGGCGAAAATGCGCCGACGAAAGCGAAATAGAAGAAGTAGTAGCCGGAAAGTCGCCAATAGGGAAGGTCATGCATCCGGCAATTCTACCGGATGCATCCGACGACTCCGGCCTCGATCGAATCAGACGCCGTTCTTGTGTGCAACCAGCATTCGGTACATCTGGTCCTTCAGCCACACGCGTTGCTTCTTCATGTTCTCGATGGTGAAGTCGTCGACCGGCAGGTCTTCTTCTTCGAGCCGCTCGACCTCTCTGGTCAGTTGATGGTACTCGTCATACATGTGGCCAAACTGCTCGCTTGCCGTTTTCAGCGAGTGAATGTAATCCAAATACTCGGGAAACTCATGGTGAAGGTCGTGGTGCTCAACTTGCATGATCATCGCCCCTGTGGCTGGTCCCGGCCCGCCCCATGCGTGACCGGACAACGCGATTATACCCATTGCCAGGTCTGCCCGTCACCCCACCGGATGCGCCGGAATCACTGGCGTCGGGCAGACCACGTCGGCGCACTGGGCGCGATGCCGCAAGGCCTGATCGATCAACACCAGGGCCAGCATGGCCTCGGCAATCGGCGTCGCGCGGATGCCCACACAGGGGTCGTGTCGACCATGGGTTGCGACCACCACCGGCTGGCCCTCAAGAGTCACCGAGCGGCGCGGCAGACGGATGCTCGAGGTCGGCTTGATCGCCAGATTAACGACCAGATCCTGGCCGCTCGAGATACCTCCGAGCACACCACCGGCATGATTGCCGAGAAAGCCCTGCGGTGTCATTTCGTCACCATGTTCGCTACCCTTCTGAGAGACGCTGGCAAAACCAGCGCCAATCTCGACTCCTTTGACCGCATTGATGCCCATCATCGCATAGGCAATCTCGGCATCGAGACGACCATAAACCGGTTCCCCCCAGCCCGGTGGAACACCCGTTGCCGTGACCGTGATCTTCGCCCCCACTGAATCACCGGACTTGCGCAACACATCCATATACTCCTCGAGTTGTGGAATGATGGCCGCGTTCGGGGCAAAGAAGGCATTGCCATCGATCTCTCTCGTGGCAACGAAAGGGATTTCGATCGGACCAAGCTGGCTCATCCAGCCACAGATGCGAACCCCGTAACGTTCCGCCAGCCACTTGCGGGCGATCGCCCCGGCAGCGACGCGAACCGCCGTCTCACGAGCCGACGAGCGACCACCACCGCGATGGTCGCGAAAACCGTACTTCTGTGTGTAAACATAGTCGGCATGTCCCGGACGGAAGGTCTCGGCGAGGTTACCGTAGTCCTTGCTGCGCTGATCCTGATTGCGGATCAGGAGAGCAATCGGCGCGCCCGTGGTCCGACCTGCAAAGACTCCCGACAGAATCTCAACGGCATCGGGCTCACGCCGCTGCGTCACATGCCGCGAGGTTCCGGGTTTGCGGCGGTCCAGATCGGCCTGAATATCGGCCTCGCTGATCGCAAGTCCAGGTGGGCAGCCATCAACCACGCAGCCGATCGCCGGCCCATGCGACTCACCAAAAGAAGTCACGGAAAACAGGGTGCCGAAGGTATTGCCGGACATGGCGGCCTCTTGAGCGTTAAAATTGAACAGCAGTCTACCATAGTGCCACCTTCCCCTCTCCGAGCTCGTC contains:
- a CDS encoding MFS transporter; the protein is MHDLPYWRLSGYYFFYFAFVGAFSPYFGLYLQSLSFSAWDIGLLMSQMQLMRLCAPYIWGALSDRLEQRVRIVRLAALLSLFGFLAFFVVQSFVAMLAAMALLAFFWSAALPLVETVTFDHLRDKPGQYSRIRLWGSIGFIVAVMGTGALLDSMPLPRLLWVIVGTLAGILVCALVVPEVASYGSADEQLPVATIIRQARVRALFAACFLMSAAHGALYVFYSIHLTDHHYSKLLVGGLWSLGVLAEIGVFFFMVAMQRSLGLRVILLISFAATVLRFLMIGWCIEWLAVIILAQLLHGLTFGAYHAAAIAAVNRWFPGRCQARGQALYSSISFGAGGLLGSLLSGWTWDRLGAGLTYTLSSVFAAAGLIFVVLWVKRSDLDDACDIRPLRIARR
- the aroC gene encoding chorismate synthase — its product is MSGNTFGTLFSVTSFGESHGPAIGCVVDGCPPGLAISEADIQADLDRRKPGTSRHVTQRREPDAVEILSGVFAGRTTGAPIALLIRNQDQRSKDYGNLAETFRPGHADYVYTQKYGFRDHRGGGRSSARETAVRVAAGAIARKWLAERYGVRICGWMSQLGPIEIPFVATREIDGNAFFAPNAAIIPQLEEYMDVLRKSGDSVGAKITVTATGVPPGWGEPVYGRLDAEIAYAMMGINAVKGVEIGAGFASVSQKGSEHGDEMTPQGFLGNHAGGVLGGISSGQDLVVNLAIKPTSSIRLPRRSVTLEGQPVVVATHGRHDPCVGIRATPIAEAMLALVLIDQALRHRAQCADVVCPTPVIPAHPVG
- the ald gene encoding alanine dehydrogenase codes for the protein MHIGVPREIKNHEYRVGLTPSSVREMVAHGHQVTVETGAGKGIGATDEVYQKAGAVIAPTAAEIFACAEMIVKVKEPQAEERAMLREGQILYTYLHLAPDPAQCADLVKSGAVCIAYETVTQAGGGLPLLAPMSEVAGRLSVQAGAYCLEKAHGGMGVLLGGVAGVPSARIVILGGGVVGSNAAQIAVGSGAQVVVIDRNIDVLRRMDRLLGARVITVFSNRDNVEQHVLRADLVIGGVLIPGAAAPKLVTRQMVEAMKPGSVIVDVAIDQGGCCETAKATTHANPTYLVGNVVHYCVANMPGGVPRTSTYALNNATLPFALQIADKGWRQALQDDEHLRNGLNVALGKVTCREVAEDLDYDYHEALSVIAG
- the secF gene encoding protein translocase subunit SecF; amino-acid sequence: MEFFRISKDIPFMRHALVFNVISLFTFLLAVFFLFSRGLHLSVEFTGGTLIELHYAQAANLEKVRDGLGKAGYTDLSVQNFGSSQDVLIRLPLKAEQNTAKIGEAVMQSLATEAPGATLRRVEFVGPQVGKELAENGALALLLVVIGIVVYLAFRFEWRFSVSAIIANLHDVIIILGFFAFFQWEFSLSVLAAVLAVLGYSVNESVVVFDRVRETFKKVRGLTTPQVLDHAITSTISRTIITHASTQMMVLSMLLFGGETLYYFALALTIGICFGIYSSVLVASPLVMWLGVSREQFIRPKKQIEGANDEGAVV
- a CDS encoding DUF465 domain-containing protein, coding for MQVEHHDLHHEFPEYLDYIHSLKTASEQFGHMYDEYHQLTREVERLEEEDLPVDDFTIENMKKQRVWLKDQMYRMLVAHKNGV
- the secD gene encoding protein translocase subunit SecD, which produces MNRYPLWKYLIVAFAVLFGLVYTLPNFFGESPAVQVSSAKATLKVDEKTRERVASTLQTAGIEHSGIFLDSNGVKARLQSTDSQLQAKDLLEKQFNPDANDPQYVVALNLLSSSPQWLSSLHALPMYLGLDLRGGVHFLLQVDMKGAITKRLDAISGDLRTLMRDKTIRHAGIIREGERVVIRFRDNETRSKARIALEDNQSDLLLADQGEGDELKLIATLKPEAIKRIQEFAIKQNMTTLHNRINELGVAEPVIAQQGADRIVVQLPGVQDTAKAKDILGRTATLEIRMVDDTPGAVEAAQAGQPPFGAELYVERGGMPLLVKKQVVLTGERLTDAQPGFDNQTHEPAVHLTLDSAGARIFKDITRDNVGKRMAIVLVEKGKGEVVTAPVIRAEIGGGRVQISGRMSTMEANDTALLLRAGSLAAPMEIIEERTIGPSLGAENIKKGFLSTMWGFAAIAAFMIAYYMLFGLVSVIALASNLLFLVALLSLLQATLTLPGIAAIALALGMAIDANVLINERIREELRNGSTPQAAIHTGYERAFGTILDSNITTLIAGIALLIFGSGPVRGFAVVHCLGILTSLFSAVVVSRALINLIYGRRRKVDSLAIGQIWKPTTNAANVGAAK